A part of Saccharomonospora amisosensis genomic DNA contains:
- a CDS encoding nucleotidyltransferase family protein, with protein sequence MNLVSTSTAGLLLAAGEGRRFGRPKALVRFGGEPLVSRAARILADGGCDPVVVVLGARAEQARPLVPDGALVVEAVGWEEGMGASLRAGLDALAGLAPAPDAALIHLVDLPGVGADVIARLGACAAPDVVARAAYGGVPGHPVLLGRRWWSAVAATAEGDRGARRWLAGRDDVRLVECGDIGAGTDVDTPADLPDPPRPRPNHGRRS encoded by the coding sequence GTGAACTTGGTGTCCACATCGACGGCGGGGCTGCTGCTGGCGGCGGGCGAGGGCAGGCGGTTCGGCAGGCCCAAGGCACTGGTGCGGTTCGGCGGTGAACCGCTGGTTTCCCGTGCCGCCCGCATCCTGGCCGATGGCGGTTGTGACCCGGTCGTGGTGGTGCTCGGTGCCCGCGCGGAGCAGGCGCGGCCCCTCGTTCCTGACGGCGCGCTGGTGGTCGAGGCGGTGGGATGGGAGGAGGGCATGGGCGCCTCGCTGCGAGCCGGGCTCGACGCATTGGCCGGGCTCGCGCCCGCACCGGACGCGGCACTGATCCATCTGGTTGACCTGCCCGGAGTGGGCGCTGATGTGATCGCACGACTGGGTGCGTGCGCCGCGCCCGATGTCGTCGCACGCGCCGCCTACGGCGGCGTGCCGGGGCATCCGGTGCTGTTGGGCCGTCGCTGGTGGTCGGCGGTCGCCGCGACCGCGGAAGGCGACCGGGGCGCGCGCCGCTGGCTGGCCGGGCGCGACGACGTCCGCCTCGTCGAGTGCGGCGACATCGGTGCGGGCACGGATGTCGACACCCCGGCCGACCTTCCCGATCCGCCGCGGCCCCGTCCGAATCACGGTCGCCGGTCGTAG
- a CDS encoding IclR family transcriptional regulator domain-containing protein yields the protein MDEGSVRHSGRGTHHVQSLERGLAVIKAFNAGAPELTLSDVAKATGLTRAAARRFLLTLADLGYVRTDGKYFSLTARVLELGYAFLSSLSLPEVAQPHLERLSAQVQESSSVSVLEDTDIVYVARVAVSRIMALSINVGTRFPAHATSMGHVLLAGLDEQELERYLRAARFEQLTPRTITSPSALRRELDAVREQGWALVDQELEEGLRSVAAPIRDREGKVVAAINLSTHASRTSAESVLARLLPPLLTAAKHIEADLAVAPSTRVS from the coding sequence ATGGACGAAGGCAGCGTGCGGCACAGTGGCCGTGGCACGCACCACGTGCAGTCGCTGGAGCGCGGGCTCGCCGTGATCAAGGCGTTCAACGCGGGCGCGCCGGAGCTGACGCTGAGCGACGTCGCCAAGGCCACCGGTCTGACGCGCGCCGCCGCGCGCCGCTTCCTGCTGACGCTTGCCGATCTGGGCTACGTCCGCACTGACGGCAAGTACTTCTCGCTGACCGCTCGGGTGCTGGAACTGGGCTACGCGTTCCTGTCGAGCCTTTCGTTGCCCGAGGTGGCGCAGCCGCACTTGGAGCGGCTCTCGGCGCAGGTGCAAGAGTCGAGTTCGGTTTCGGTGCTGGAGGACACCGACATCGTCTACGTGGCCAGGGTCGCGGTGTCGCGGATCATGGCGCTGAGCATCAACGTGGGCACCCGCTTCCCCGCGCACGCGACATCGATGGGGCACGTGCTGCTTGCCGGGCTCGACGAGCAGGAACTGGAGCGCTATCTGCGGGCGGCCCGGTTCGAGCAACTCACGCCACGCACCATCACCTCGCCGTCGGCGCTGCGACGGGAACTGGACGCGGTACGCGAGCAGGGCTGGGCACTGGTCGACCAGGAACTGGAGGAGGGGCTGCGCTCTGTGGCCGCCCCGATCCGCGACCGCGAAGGCAAGGTGGTGGCCGCGATCAACCTCTCCACGCACGCCAGTCGCACCTCGGCCGAGTCGGTGCTGGCGCGGTTGCTGCCTCCGCTGCTGACCGCGGCCAAGCACATCGAGGCAGACCTCGCCGTCGCCCCTTCGACCAGGGTGTCGTGA
- the pcaC gene encoding 4-carboxymuconolactone decarboxylase: MSESDELFEAGMTVRREVLGDAHVDKAVAGTTEFTKPFQDYITRAAWGSVWTRDGLDRKTRSCLTLAVLTALRSHGEIAMHVRAAIGNGLTPAEISEVLLHTAVYAGVPAANEAFAIAQRTLSEMGES, encoded by the coding sequence GTGAGCGAGTCCGACGAGTTGTTCGAGGCGGGCATGACCGTCCGCCGCGAGGTGCTGGGCGATGCCCACGTCGACAAAGCCGTCGCGGGCACCACCGAGTTCACCAAGCCGTTCCAGGACTACATCACCCGCGCGGCGTGGGGCTCGGTGTGGACCCGCGACGGCCTTGACCGCAAGACCCGCAGCTGCCTCACGCTGGCCGTGCTCACGGCGCTGCGCAGCCACGGGGAGATCGCCATGCACGTGCGAGCGGCCATCGGAAACGGCCTCACCCCTGCCGAGATCTCGGAGGTGCTGCTGCACACGGCCGTCTACGCGGGCGTGCCCGCGGCCAACGAGGCCTTCGCCATCGCGCAGCGCACGCTTTCGGAGATGGGTGAGAGCTGA
- the pcaD gene encoding 3-oxoadipate enol-lactonase codes for MRVNHVVEGPQDGEVVVLSGSIGSNLSMWEPQVPALTHAGYRVVRYDQRGHGRTPAPDRPCSLADLGGDVVELLDGLGVERAAFVGLSLGGMTGMWLAVNHPDRIGRLVLCCTSARLGTPQMWAERAEQARAHGMSAIADGSIQRWFTARWLADNPRLAREYHHMTAATSAEGYAACCAAIGSMDLLDDLPKITAPTLVIAGADDPATPPEEHGRPIAEAIPGARFEVVAHAAHLGNVEQPQRFTSLILDHLKGNR; via the coding sequence GTGAGGGTCAACCACGTTGTCGAGGGCCCGCAGGACGGCGAGGTCGTCGTGCTGTCCGGCTCGATCGGCAGCAACCTGAGCATGTGGGAGCCGCAGGTTCCCGCGCTGACACACGCCGGTTACCGCGTCGTGCGCTACGACCAGCGGGGACACGGCAGAACCCCGGCGCCGGACCGGCCGTGTTCGCTCGCCGATCTCGGCGGCGACGTGGTGGAGCTGCTGGACGGGCTCGGTGTCGAGCGAGCAGCGTTCGTCGGTCTTTCGTTGGGCGGGATGACTGGCATGTGGCTGGCGGTCAACCACCCCGACCGTATCGGCAGGCTCGTGCTGTGCTGCACGTCCGCCCGGTTGGGAACGCCGCAGATGTGGGCCGAGCGTGCTGAGCAGGCACGCGCCCATGGCATGTCGGCCATCGCGGACGGCAGCATCCAGCGCTGGTTCACCGCGCGGTGGCTGGCGGACAATCCGCGGCTCGCTCGCGAGTATCACCACATGACCGCTGCGACATCCGCCGAGGGTTACGCGGCGTGCTGCGCTGCCATCGGGTCCATGGACCTGCTTGACGACCTGCCCAAGATCACCGCACCGACCCTGGTGATCGCGGGTGCCGACGACCCGGCCACGCCGCCGGAGGAGCACGGCAGGCCGATCGCCGAGGCGATCCCCGGCGCCCGGTTCGAGGTGGTGGCGCACGCGGCCCACCTCGGCAACGTCGAGCAGCCGCAGCGGTTCACCTCGCTCATCCTCGACCACCTGAAGGGGAACCGGTGA
- a CDS encoding class-II fumarase/aspartase family protein, whose translation MSELFDPVLAAGPVSGQVDDAAWLHGMLDFEAALAGAQADVGLLDPAHARRIGEVCQDASFDIAELGNAATGIGNPAGPLVRALTERVGGAAARHVHAGATSQDVLDTSAMLVSARALESLLGELDAAAAAAARLAAEHAETVQVGRTLSQHALPVTFGFTAAGWLSALDASGGRLRAVRLPAQLGGAVGTLASLGTAGPEVLAALARRLGLSEPVLPWHTDRTPVAELACALGEVAGAVSAVARSVVLLAQTDVGEVHEQGPEGSGGSSTMPHKRNPVAAVSALACAKQAPGLVADLLATMEQEHQRAAGAWHAEWQPLTQLWRVCGSAVYWLRTSLERLRVDADRMRENLDRGGGVLLAERVTTELAPSVGRLAAHDAVTGCCRRALDGEGTVAELLAADPLVAAQLSRARIDELLDPSGYLGSAVVFVERSLAAHRARKEEV comes from the coding sequence ATGTCTGAGCTGTTCGACCCGGTGCTCGCGGCGGGCCCGGTTTCCGGGCAGGTGGACGACGCGGCATGGTTGCACGGCATGCTCGATTTCGAGGCCGCGTTGGCGGGCGCTCAGGCTGACGTGGGGCTGCTGGACCCGGCCCACGCGCGGCGCATCGGTGAGGTGTGCCAGGACGCTTCCTTCGACATCGCGGAACTGGGCAACGCCGCGACCGGCATCGGGAACCCAGCCGGGCCGTTGGTGCGCGCGCTCACTGAGCGGGTCGGCGGTGCGGCCGCGCGGCACGTTCACGCCGGTGCCACCAGCCAGGACGTGCTCGACACCTCGGCGATGCTGGTGTCGGCCCGTGCGCTGGAGTCGCTGCTCGGCGAGCTTGACGCCGCCGCGGCCGCCGCCGCGCGGCTGGCGGCGGAGCACGCCGAGACCGTCCAGGTGGGACGGACGCTCTCGCAGCACGCGCTGCCGGTGACGTTCGGCTTCACGGCGGCGGGGTGGCTTTCCGCGCTTGACGCCTCGGGCGGGCGGTTGCGGGCGGTGCGGTTGCCCGCACAACTCGGCGGTGCGGTTGGCACGCTGGCGTCGTTGGGCACCGCCGGGCCGGAAGTGCTCGCAGCGCTGGCCCGCAGGCTCGGCCTTTCGGAGCCGGTGCTGCCGTGGCACACGGACCGGACGCCGGTCGCCGAGTTGGCCTGCGCGCTCGGCGAGGTGGCGGGCGCGGTGTCGGCGGTTGCCCGCTCCGTGGTGCTGCTCGCGCAGACCGACGTCGGGGAGGTGCACGAGCAGGGTCCCGAGGGCAGCGGTGGCTCGTCCACCATGCCGCACAAACGCAATCCGGTGGCCGCGGTGTCGGCGTTGGCGTGCGCCAAGCAGGCGCCGGGGCTGGTGGCCGACCTGCTCGCCACGATGGAGCAGGAGCACCAGCGCGCGGCGGGTGCGTGGCACGCGGAGTGGCAGCCGCTGACGCAGCTTTGGCGGGTGTGCGGTTCGGCGGTGTACTGGCTGCGAACCAGCCTGGAGCGGTTGCGGGTGGACGCGGACCGGATGCGGGAAAACCTCGACCGCGGTGGCGGTGTCCTGCTGGCCGAGCGCGTCACCACCGAGCTGGCCCCGAGTGTGGGCAGGCTGGCGGCACACGATGCCGTCACCGGGTGCTGCCGCCGGGCGTTGGACGGCGAGGGAACGGTCGCCGAACTGCTGGCGGCGGACCCGCTGGTGGCGGCACAGCTGTCGCGGGCGCGCATCGACGAGTTGCTGGACCCGTCCGGGTACCTGGGCAGTGCGGTGGTCTTCGTGGAGCGGTCGCTGGCCGCGCACCGCGCCCGAAAGGAGGAGGTGTGA
- the pcaG gene encoding protocatechuate 3,4-dioxygenase subunit alpha yields the protein MSHAATPKLGSTPSQTVGPYLAIGLPWEDGPTVVAKGTPGAVWIRGVITDGAGAPIPDALIETWQADPHGRFDHPDDPRGAQPGFRGFGRCPTTDDGEYGILTQLPGALPGQAPHIDVSVFARGLLHRVVTRIYFPDNAEANASDPVLASVPEERRHTLLAQKTTDGYRFDVRLQGEGETVFFDV from the coding sequence GTGAGCCACGCTGCAACCCCGAAGCTCGGGAGCACGCCTTCCCAGACCGTCGGCCCCTACCTCGCGATCGGTCTGCCCTGGGAGGACGGCCCCACGGTTGTCGCAAAGGGCACGCCGGGCGCGGTGTGGATTCGCGGGGTCATCACCGACGGTGCCGGTGCCCCGATTCCGGACGCGTTGATCGAGACATGGCAGGCGGACCCGCACGGCCGCTTCGACCACCCCGACGACCCGAGGGGTGCCCAGCCGGGCTTTCGGGGGTTCGGGCGCTGCCCCACCACCGACGACGGCGAGTACGGCATTCTCACGCAGCTGCCTGGCGCGTTGCCGGGGCAGGCTCCGCACATCGACGTCTCGGTGTTCGCGCGTGGTCTGCTGCACCGCGTTGTCACCCGCATCTACTTCCCGGACAACGCCGAGGCCAACGCATCCGACCCGGTGTTGGCCTCGGTGCCGGAGGAACGCAGGCACACCCTGCTCGCACAAAAGACCACTGACGGTTACCGTTTCGACGTGCGGCTTCAAGGTGAGGGCGAGACAGTGTTCTTCGATGTCTGA
- the pcaH gene encoding protocatechuate 3,4-dioxygenase subunit beta produces the protein MTASTESGLILPKYRRDPEGTHPPLDSPDYRSTGLRHPKQPLVLLPHKLTEVTGPLLGPGRLGELDHDLTRQHAGEPQGQRIIVHGRLLDGDGRPIPDSLIEVWQANAGGRYRHVWDNWPSPIDPNFTGVGRTITDSDGRYEFVTIKPGAYPWKNHDNAWRPAHIHFSVFGTAFTQRLVTQMYFPGDPLFFQDPIFNSVPDEKARQRMISRYDHSRSMPEWALAFEFDIVVRGREATPFENEEDE, from the coding sequence TTGACCGCGTCAACAGAGTCAGGGCTCATCCTGCCGAAATACCGGCGGGACCCCGAAGGCACCCACCCGCCGCTGGACTCGCCCGATTACAGGTCGACCGGGCTGCGGCACCCCAAGCAGCCGCTGGTGCTGCTGCCGCACAAGCTGACCGAGGTCACCGGCCCTCTGCTCGGTCCCGGCAGGTTGGGAGAGTTGGACCACGACCTGACCCGCCAGCACGCGGGTGAGCCACAGGGCCAGCGCATCATCGTGCACGGCAGGTTGCTGGACGGTGACGGCAGGCCGATCCCGGACTCGCTCATCGAGGTCTGGCAGGCCAACGCGGGTGGCCGGTACCGGCACGTGTGGGACAACTGGCCGAGCCCGATCGACCCCAACTTCACCGGTGTCGGCCGGACCATCACCGACAGCGATGGTCGCTACGAGTTCGTCACGATCAAGCCTGGCGCCTACCCGTGGAAGAACCACGACAACGCCTGGAGGCCCGCGCACATCCACTTCTCGGTGTTCGGCACCGCGTTCACGCAACGCCTCGTGACGCAGATGTACTTCCCCGGCGACCCGCTGTTCTTCCAGGACCCGATCTTCAACTCGGTGCCGGACGAGAAGGCGCGGCAGCGCATGATCTCGCGCTACGACCACAGCCGCTCCATGCCCGAGTGGGCGCTGGCGTTCGAGTTCGACATCGTGGTGCGCGGCCGTGAGGCGACACCGTTCGAGAACGAGGAGGACGAGTGA
- a CDS encoding thiolase family protein produces MNVKANDVYVLDAVRTPFGRYGGALSGVRPDDLAAHVLTELAKRAELDPAVVDEVILGDANGAGEDNRNVARMATLLAGWPTVVPGSTVNRLCGSGLDAAMQASRQIAVGDASVVVAGGVESMSRAPWVLPKPGKAFPNGHETMYSTTLGWRMVNPRMPGQWTVSLGESTELLAQRYGIGREEQDEFALRSHLRAAKAWDSGFYDDHVLPVPGTDLRRDEGIRADSSLEKLAKLKPAFREGGTVTAGNSSPLNDGASAVLLGDQAGARRLGLTPMARIAGRGAAGVDPDVFGIGPVRAAEIALERAGITFDDLSVVELNEAFAAQSLAVLADWPGVDPEIVNVNGGAIAIGHPLGASGGRILGALAYELRRRGGGWGLAAICIGVGQGLAVVLEA; encoded by the coding sequence GTGAACGTCAAGGCGAACGACGTCTACGTGCTCGATGCCGTGCGCACGCCGTTCGGCCGCTACGGCGGCGCGCTATCCGGCGTCCGGCCTGACGATCTCGCCGCGCACGTGCTCACCGAGCTGGCGAAGCGGGCGGAGCTGGACCCCGCCGTCGTGGACGAGGTGATCCTCGGCGACGCCAACGGTGCGGGGGAGGACAACCGCAACGTCGCCCGCATGGCCACGCTGCTGGCAGGCTGGCCGACCGTGGTTCCCGGCAGTACCGTGAACCGGCTGTGCGGGTCCGGTCTCGACGCCGCGATGCAGGCGAGCAGGCAGATCGCCGTGGGCGACGCATCCGTGGTGGTGGCGGGCGGCGTCGAGTCGATGAGCCGCGCCCCGTGGGTGCTGCCCAAGCCAGGCAAGGCGTTTCCCAACGGCCACGAGACCATGTACTCCACCACGCTCGGTTGGCGCATGGTGAACCCGAGGATGCCAGGGCAGTGGACGGTTTCGCTTGGCGAGAGCACCGAACTGCTCGCGCAGCGCTACGGCATCGGGCGCGAGGAGCAGGACGAGTTCGCCTTGCGCAGTCACCTGCGCGCGGCCAAGGCATGGGACAGCGGCTTCTACGACGACCACGTGCTGCCCGTTCCCGGCACCGACCTGCGGCGCGACGAGGGCATCAGGGCCGACTCCTCGCTGGAGAAGCTGGCCAAGCTCAAGCCGGCCTTCCGCGAGGGTGGCACGGTGACGGCGGGCAACTCCTCGCCGCTCAACGACGGTGCCTCCGCGGTGCTGCTCGGTGATCAGGCGGGGGCGCGGCGGTTGGGACTCACCCCGATGGCGCGCATCGCCGGCAGGGGTGCGGCGGGCGTTGACCCCGACGTGTTCGGGATCGGACCGGTCCGTGCCGCCGAGATCGCGCTCGAACGCGCGGGCATCACTTTCGATGACCTGTCGGTGGTGGAGTTGAACGAGGCCTTCGCCGCGCAGTCGCTGGCGGTGCTCGCCGACTGGCCGGGGGTCGATCCCGAGATCGTCAACGTCAACGGTGGCGCGATCGCCATCGGGCATCCGCTCGGCGCGTCCGGCGGACGCATCCTCGGCGCGCTGGCTTACGAGTTGCGGCGCCGGGGCGGTGGCTGGGGTCTCGCCGCCATCTGCATCGGCGTCGGCCAAGGTCTGGCCGTCGTGCTGGAGGCGTGA
- a CDS encoding CoA-transferase subunit beta: MMSIAAARALTGGKRCFVGIGLPSTAANLARRTHAPDLVLIYESGTLGSKPDRLPASIGDGILAETADAVISVPEVFNYWLQPGRIDIGFLGAAQLDKFGNINTTVIGDDYANPKVRLPGAGGAPEIAASCREVFVVVRQSKRSFVEQVDFVTSVGHGRGKGDRERLGLRGAGPTLVITDLGVLRPDPETSELVLSQLHPGVEVEQVREATGWELKVSPELSNTEAPTAEELANLRALKEASK; encoded by the coding sequence ATGATGTCGATCGCCGCCGCGCGGGCACTCACCGGCGGCAAGCGTTGCTTCGTCGGTATCGGGCTGCCGTCCACGGCGGCCAACCTCGCTCGCCGCACCCACGCTCCCGACCTCGTGCTGATCTACGAGTCCGGCACGCTTGGCTCCAAACCCGACCGGCTGCCCGCCTCCATCGGTGACGGCATTCTCGCCGAGACGGCGGACGCGGTGATCAGCGTGCCCGAGGTATTCAACTACTGGCTGCAACCAGGCCGCATAGACATCGGTTTCCTCGGCGCCGCCCAACTCGACAAGTTCGGAAACATCAACACCACCGTGATCGGCGACGACTACGCCAATCCCAAGGTGCGCCTGCCGGGTGCGGGGGGCGCGCCGGAGATCGCGGCCTCCTGCCGGGAGGTGTTCGTGGTCGTGCGGCAGAGCAAGCGCAGCTTCGTCGAACAGGTCGACTTCGTGACCTCGGTCGGGCACGGCCGCGGCAAGGGCGACCGCGAGCGGCTCGGGCTGCGTGGCGCCGGACCTACCCTGGTGATTACCGATCTCGGCGTGCTGCGTCCCGACCCGGAAACCTCGGAACTGGTGCTCAGCCAGCTGCACCCGGGCGTCGAGGTGGAGCAGGTGCGCGAGGCCACCGGGTGGGAGCTGAAGGTCTCGCCCGAGCTGTCCAACACCGAGGCGCCGACCGCGGAGGAACTGGCGAACCTGCGTGCGCTGAAGGAGGCATCGAAGTGA
- a CDS encoding CoA transferase subunit A, with the protein MAEIVSLADGVGRLVHDGDMVAMEGFTHLIPHAAGQEIIRQGRENLTLVRMTPDIIYDQLIGAGCARKLVFSWGGNPGVGSLHRFRDAVQNGWPVPLEIEEHSHAGMANRYVAGASGLPFAVLRGYSGTDLPKHTDTIKQITCPFTGERLAAVPALNPDVAVIHAQRADRAGNVQMWGLVGVQKEAVLASRRSLVTVEEVVDELEPVPGQVILPSWAVTCVAEVPHGAHPSYAQGYYERDNAYYEEWDSIGRKRDSFQEWVREKVFAAGTEVKTR; encoded by the coding sequence GTGGCTGAGATCGTCTCGCTCGCCGACGGGGTCGGCAGGCTGGTGCACGACGGCGACATGGTCGCCATGGAAGGGTTCACTCACCTGATCCCGCACGCGGCGGGTCAGGAGATCATCCGCCAGGGGCGCGAGAACCTGACGTTGGTGCGGATGACACCCGACATCATCTATGACCAGCTGATCGGCGCCGGATGTGCGCGCAAGCTAGTGTTTTCCTGGGGCGGCAACCCGGGCGTCGGTTCGCTGCACCGGTTCCGCGACGCGGTGCAGAACGGCTGGCCGGTGCCGCTGGAGATCGAGGAGCACAGTCACGCCGGCATGGCCAACCGCTACGTGGCTGGTGCTTCCGGGTTGCCGTTCGCCGTGCTGCGCGGCTACTCCGGCACCGACCTGCCCAAGCACACCGACACGATCAAGCAGATCACGTGCCCGTTCACCGGCGAGCGGCTGGCCGCGGTACCCGCGCTGAACCCCGATGTCGCGGTGATTCATGCGCAACGCGCCGACCGCGCGGGCAACGTGCAGATGTGGGGCCTCGTCGGCGTGCAGAAGGAGGCCGTGCTCGCGTCCCGTCGCAGCCTCGTCACGGTCGAGGAGGTCGTCGACGAACTCGAGCCCGTACCCGGCCAGGTCATCCTGCCTAGCTGGGCCGTGACGTGCGTGGCCGAGGTGCCGCACGGAGCGCACCCCTCCTATGCACAGGGCTACTACGAGCGCGACAACGCCTACTACGAGGAATGGGATTCCATTGGGCGAAAGAGGGACTCGTTCCAGGAATGGGTTCGCGAGAAGGTGTTCGCAGCAGGCACGGAGGTGAAGACGAGGTGA
- a CDS encoding 2-hydroxyacid dehydrogenase — MADASPRIVVTREIPQAALDLLREIGDVWWPQPDKALSPGELHQVIAGADAVVSTLQDRVDAAFADAAGPRLKVVSTVAVGYDNIDVPALTSRGIVVTNTPGVLTDATADLAFGLLLAVTRRLGEGERLLRSRTPWSFHLGFMLGSGLQGKTLGIVGLGQIGRAMARRALAFGMDIRYSGRRRADEAIERELGATYLSFEELLSSSDVVSLHCPLTPLTHHLIDADALARMKPSAYLINTTRGPVVDESALAKALADGTIAGAGLDVFENEPEVHPDLLELDNVALAPHLGSATVETRTAMATLAARNAVAVLTGTQPPTPVRG; from the coding sequence ATGGCAGACGCATCGCCTCGAATCGTGGTGACGAGGGAAATCCCGCAAGCGGCGCTGGACCTGCTGCGCGAGATCGGCGACGTGTGGTGGCCGCAGCCGGACAAGGCACTCTCCCCTGGCGAGCTTCACCAGGTAATCGCGGGCGCCGACGCGGTTGTCAGCACACTCCAGGATCGCGTCGATGCCGCGTTCGCCGACGCGGCGGGACCGCGACTGAAGGTGGTGTCCACCGTCGCCGTCGGTTACGACAACATCGACGTCCCCGCACTGACCTCCCGAGGCATCGTCGTCACCAACACCCCCGGGGTGCTCACCGACGCCACCGCCGACCTCGCGTTCGGGCTGCTGCTGGCCGTCACGCGCAGGCTCGGAGAGGGTGAGCGGCTGCTGCGCTCGCGCACACCCTGGTCGTTCCACCTCGGGTTCATGCTCGGGTCGGGGTTGCAGGGCAAGACTTTGGGCATCGTCGGCCTCGGTCAGATCGGGCGCGCGATGGCCCGCAGGGCGCTGGCCTTCGGCATGGACATCCGCTACAGCGGGCGGCGCAGAGCCGACGAAGCGATCGAACGTGAACTGGGCGCCACGTATCTGTCCTTCGAGGAACTGCTGAGCAGTAGTGACGTGGTTTCGCTGCACTGCCCGCTGACGCCGCTGACCCACCACCTCATCGACGCCGACGCACTCGCGAGGATGAAACCGTCCGCCTACCTGATCAACACCACTCGCGGCCCTGTGGTGGACGAGTCCGCGCTCGCGAAGGCGCTCGCCGACGGCACTATCGCCGGTGCCGGGCTCGACGTCTTCGAGAACGAGCCCGAGGTCCACCCCGACCTTCTGGAACTGGACAACGTCGCGCTCGCTCCCCATCTCGGCTCGGCGACGGTCGAAACGAGAACCGCGATGGCCACCCTCGCCGCTCGCAACGCCGTAGCCGTGCTGACCGGTACGCAGCCGCCGACCCCGGTGCGGGGGTGA
- a CDS encoding glycerate kinase, translating to MVRVVVAPDKFKGSLTAVEAAEAIAQGVRAADPAAEVTPCPVADGGEGTLDVLFAAGARRVDLRVRGPLSQRVDAWYAVLDGTAYIESARACGIEHVKPSPRTALAAHTYGVGELIAHALDSGARRIALTVGGTASTDGGAGMLLALGARILDAGGEQVGLGGGALRAVTEVDLTGVRDRLGDTVVRVATDVTNPLLGPRGAAAVFGPQKGATPTEVGELETALTAWAGALRRAGAPAIADHPGAGAGGGVAGGAMAALGARAESGFDLVVELTGVEDALRGADLVITGEGSLDSQSLDGKAPAGIAARARANGIAVLALAGRITLTADELAAAGITAATALVDHAPSVQHAQRHAFGLLRDQATALMRAWLDRDREATA from the coding sequence GTGGTGCGTGTGGTGGTGGCTCCGGACAAGTTCAAGGGCAGTCTGACCGCCGTCGAGGCCGCCGAGGCGATCGCCCAAGGCGTCCGTGCGGCGGACCCGGCTGCCGAGGTGACGCCGTGCCCGGTCGCAGACGGCGGCGAGGGCACCCTCGACGTGCTGTTCGCCGCAGGCGCCAGGCGCGTGGACCTGCGCGTGAGGGGTCCGCTGTCACAACGGGTCGACGCCTGGTATGCCGTGCTCGACGGCACCGCCTACATCGAGTCGGCCCGCGCCTGCGGCATCGAGCACGTCAAACCGAGCCCGCGCACGGCGCTGGCCGCGCATACCTACGGCGTCGGCGAGCTGATCGCACACGCGCTCGACTCCGGCGCCCGCCGGATCGCGCTCACGGTGGGCGGCACGGCCAGCACCGACGGCGGCGCTGGGATGCTGCTGGCACTCGGAGCGAGGATTCTCGACGCCGGCGGCGAGCAGGTGGGTCTTGGCGGAGGCGCGTTGCGCGCGGTGACCGAAGTGGATCTCACCGGAGTGCGCGACCGGCTCGGCGACACGGTGGTACGGGTGGCCACCGACGTGACCAACCCGCTACTGGGGCCAAGGGGCGCCGCGGCGGTGTTCGGACCACAGAAGGGCGCTACACCCACCGAGGTCGGCGAACTGGAGACAGCGCTGACCGCGTGGGCAGGGGCACTGCGGCGGGCGGGCGCGCCCGCCATCGCCGACCACCCGGGAGCAGGAGCGGGCGGCGGAGTGGCAGGCGGGGCCATGGCAGCTCTGGGCGCGCGGGCCGAGTCCGGTTTCGACCTCGTCGTCGAGCTCACCGGGGTTGAGGACGCGCTGCGAGGCGCGGATCTGGTGATCACCGGCGAGGGCTCATTGGACAGCCAGAGCCTGGACGGAAAGGCACCGGCCGGGATCGCGGCACGAGCCCGCGCGAACGGCATCGCGGTGCTGGCACTCGCAGGCAGGATCACGCTCACCGCCGACGAACTCGCGGCGGCCGGAATCACGGCCGCTACCGCTCTTGTCGACCACGCGCCGTCGGTGCAGCACGCCCAACGCCACGCGTTCGGACTGCTTCGCGACCAGGCCACGGCACTCATGCGCGCCTGGCTCGACCGCGACCGAGAGGCTACGGCTTGA